A genomic segment from Actinomadura hallensis encodes:
- a CDS encoding glycosyltransferase, with protein MRAKTALTVLQGAAAGVVAARLARGRDRPPRLAAGVSGPPREPVSVVVPARDEEARIEGCIRPLLADPRVAEVIVVDDESRDGTARLAADLGAAVVRGAPLPDGWVGKQWALQQGVTAAAGPIVIVLDADTRPEPGLCAELAALLDAYDLVSAGPRFVCDGTAEQALHASFLAGLVHRFGPIGPAAAPARLLVNGQCMAFRREPMLRARGFARVRGHLTDDVALGRLLARDGWKVAFRDAGALLRVDMHDSAAGVWREWGRSIALRDVTAPGALAADLAVVWLTLALPVLRLGAGRPTLLDLGLLAQRLLLVKALRGSYARPGAGLALSPLLDPLTAVRLTWSALRPARTWRGRVYDRRAVSPRPVGRGPVVRGPGGHGHGDAGHDDVGLAGIRRPAVPRGAVPRRAGMRGDVTPGAGTRGVPPRPPDRNAAR; from the coding sequence ATGCGGGCGAAGACCGCGCTGACGGTGCTGCAGGGAGCGGCCGCCGGGGTGGTGGCCGCACGGCTGGCACGCGGCCGCGACCGGCCCCCGCGGCTCGCCGCGGGCGTCTCCGGGCCGCCCCGGGAGCCGGTGTCGGTGGTGGTCCCGGCCCGCGACGAGGAGGCCCGCATCGAGGGCTGCATCCGTCCCCTGCTCGCGGACCCCCGCGTCGCCGAGGTGATCGTCGTGGACGACGAGTCGCGCGACGGCACCGCGCGGCTCGCGGCGGATCTGGGCGCGGCGGTCGTCCGGGGAGCGCCTCTCCCGGACGGGTGGGTCGGCAAGCAGTGGGCGCTGCAGCAGGGCGTGACGGCCGCCGCGGGACCCATCGTGATCGTGCTGGACGCCGACACCCGGCCGGAACCGGGGCTGTGCGCCGAGCTGGCGGCGCTGCTCGACGCGTACGACCTGGTGTCGGCCGGGCCGCGTTTCGTGTGCGACGGGACCGCCGAGCAGGCGTTGCACGCGTCGTTCCTGGCCGGGCTCGTCCACCGGTTCGGGCCGATCGGCCCGGCCGCCGCACCGGCCCGGCTCCTGGTCAACGGGCAGTGCATGGCGTTCCGGAGGGAGCCGATGCTGCGGGCCCGGGGGTTCGCGCGGGTCCGCGGCCACCTCACCGACGACGTCGCGCTCGGGCGGCTGCTCGCCCGGGACGGCTGGAAGGTCGCCTTCCGCGACGCGGGAGCGCTGCTGCGGGTCGACATGCACGACTCGGCCGCCGGCGTCTGGCGCGAATGGGGACGGTCGATCGCGCTGCGGGACGTGACCGCGCCCGGCGCGCTGGCCGCCGACCTGGCGGTCGTCTGGCTGACCCTCGCCCTGCCCGTCCTGCGGCTGGGGGCGGGACGTCCGACGCTCCTGGACCTCGGGCTGCTCGCCCAGCGGCTCCTCCTGGTGAAGGCGCTGCGCGGCAGCTACGCGCGTCCCGGCGCGGGCCTCGCGCTGTCCCCGCTGCTCGACCCGCTGACCGCGGTGCGCCTGACCTGGTCGGCGCTGCGCCCGGCGCGCACCTGGCGCGGCCGCGTCTACGACCGCCGGGCCGTCTCGCCCCGCCCCGTCGGACGCGGCCCCGTCGTACGCGGCCCCGGCGGGCACGGACACGGCGATGCGGGACACGATGATGTGGGCCTCGCCGGCATCAGGCGCCCCGCCGTCCCGCGGGGTGCCGTTCCGCGCCGGGCCGGGATGCGCGGGGACGTCACGCCCGGGGCCGGGACGCGCGGCGTCCCGCCAAGGCCGCCTGACCGAAACGCAGCCCGATGA
- a CDS encoding glycerol-3-phosphate acyltransferase has protein sequence MTLVSAAPVLVSAIGGYLLGSVPVAVLVGRAHGLDPREAGDRNPGFWNMMEQLGWRAAVPVFAGDLLKGTLAGLVGLAAGGGETGPLGTVTGASVAPVYAAVGAAMIGHAWPVFAGLRGGRSILAFAGGFAVICPPAFVLGLAVLAGTGLALRSFAWGARAAVFSLPALQLLFAPAEHVACTGALMCLIGLRFGQAALAGRRASRPRA, from the coding sequence ATGACCCTGGTTTCGGCGGCTCCCGTGCTCGTCTCGGCCATCGGCGGCTACCTGCTCGGCTCGGTGCCGGTCGCGGTGCTCGTCGGGCGCGCGCACGGCCTCGACCCGCGGGAGGCGGGCGACCGCAACCCCGGCTTCTGGAACATGATGGAGCAGCTCGGCTGGCGGGCGGCCGTCCCCGTGTTCGCGGGCGACCTGCTGAAGGGCACGCTGGCGGGACTCGTCGGGCTCGCAGCGGGCGGCGGTGAGACCGGCCCGCTCGGGACGGTGACCGGCGCGAGCGTCGCACCGGTGTACGCCGCCGTCGGCGCCGCGATGATCGGCCACGCGTGGCCGGTGTTCGCGGGGCTGCGGGGCGGCCGGTCGATCCTCGCCTTCGCGGGCGGCTTCGCGGTGATCTGCCCGCCGGCGTTCGTGCTCGGCCTCGCGGTGCTGGCCGGGACGGGCCTGGCGCTGCGCTCGTTCGCGTGGGGCGCCCGCGCCGCGGTGTTCTCGCTGCCCGCGCTGCAGCTCCTCTTCGCGCCCGCCGAGCACGTCGCGTGCACCGGGGCGTTGATGTGCCTCATCGGGCTGCGTTTCGGTCAGGCGGCCTTGGCGGGACGCCGCGCGTCCCGGCCCCGGGCGTGA
- a CDS encoding spheroidene monooxygenase, whose product MAETSTGAAETRVIASFHLVRYAGVDAMRYMAFDRPVLRRTAGLPFWRLLGTGRGRSMSLGADLRRWALFAVWDGEAALTEFLASSPVAARWREEAEESWHVRLAPIGSRGRWGGRDPFASAAVAAPAERVPVAVLTRASIRPSRLAAFYRSVPGVDRELRRQDGCLASIGVGEWPLARQATFSLWEDEAAVARFAYRGGAHRAVIGRVRDEDWYSEELFARFVPYGSQGTWDGRDPLRAARG is encoded by the coding sequence ATGGCCGAGACGAGCACGGGAGCCGCCGAAACCAGGGTCATCGCCTCGTTCCACCTCGTCAGGTACGCGGGTGTGGACGCCATGCGGTACATGGCGTTCGACCGGCCGGTGCTGCGCCGCACCGCCGGGCTGCCGTTCTGGCGGCTGCTCGGCACGGGCCGCGGCCGGTCCATGAGCCTGGGCGCGGACCTGCGCCGCTGGGCGCTGTTCGCCGTGTGGGACGGGGAGGCCGCGCTGACGGAGTTCCTCGCGTCCTCGCCGGTGGCCGCGCGGTGGCGGGAGGAGGCGGAGGAGTCCTGGCACGTGCGGCTCGCCCCGATCGGGTCCCGCGGCCGGTGGGGCGGCCGCGACCCGTTCGCCTCCGCCGCCGTGGCCGCCCCGGCCGAGCGCGTGCCGGTGGCCGTGCTGACCAGGGCGTCGATCCGTCCCTCCCGGCTGGCGGCGTTCTACCGCTCGGTCCCGGGCGTGGACCGGGAGCTGCGCCGCCAGGACGGCTGCCTCGCCTCGATCGGGGTGGGGGAGTGGCCGCTGGCCCGGCAGGCGACCTTCTCGCTGTGGGAGGACGAGGCCGCCGTCGCCCGCTTCGCCTACCGGGGCGGCGCGCACCGCGCCGTCATCGGGCGGGTGCGCGACGAGGACTGGTACTCCGAGGAGCTGTTCGCACGTTTCGTCCCCTACGGGAGCCAGGGCACGTGGGACGGCCGCGACCCGCTGCGCGCGGCGCGCGGCTGA
- a CDS encoding phosphate acyltransferase — MGAPGSRAGPVVLDAMGGDHGPAATVPGALAARREHGVPVVLVGRSDDVRRELRRNGGSGELEVVHADEAVPMTERGAGAARPGSGLLAGCELARRRGGPFVSAGSTGAVVACAVRAFGRREGVLRPALAVALPTPSGSTVLVDAGGTSDPTPEMLAQFAQLGAAYARTVLGVADPSIGLLSIGAEPAKGNRLARAAAGLLPSAPVRFHGNVEGHDVLAGTVDVVVTDGFTGNVVLKNIEGCVRTVLGMVAAAGIAPSGRLDEVARLYSPDTHGGAALLGLTGTVVVAHGSSGAAAVARACVVASELAAVGEPFPPGGGARDDRTPFGPASEGRAPDGRAPTGPVA, encoded by the coding sequence ATGGGCGCGCCGGGAAGCCGGGCGGGTCCGGTGGTGCTGGACGCCATGGGCGGCGACCACGGTCCGGCGGCGACCGTTCCGGGGGCGCTGGCGGCGCGGCGGGAGCACGGCGTGCCGGTCGTCCTCGTCGGGCGGTCGGACGACGTGCGGCGCGAGCTGCGGCGCAACGGCGGCTCCGGCGAACTGGAGGTCGTGCACGCGGACGAGGCGGTGCCGATGACCGAGCGCGGCGCGGGCGCCGCCCGGCCCGGGTCGGGACTGCTGGCCGGATGCGAGCTGGCCCGGCGGCGGGGCGGCCCGTTCGTGTCGGCCGGGTCGACGGGGGCCGTGGTGGCGTGCGCGGTCCGGGCCTTCGGGCGGCGGGAGGGGGTGCTGCGCCCGGCGCTGGCCGTGGCGCTGCCGACGCCGTCCGGCTCGACCGTGCTGGTGGACGCGGGCGGCACCTCCGACCCGACCCCGGAGATGCTGGCGCAGTTCGCCCAGCTGGGCGCCGCCTACGCGCGCACGGTCCTCGGCGTGGCCGACCCGTCGATCGGGCTGCTGTCCATCGGCGCCGAGCCGGCCAAGGGGAACCGGCTGGCCCGCGCGGCGGCGGGGCTGCTGCCGAGCGCGCCCGTCCGCTTCCACGGCAACGTGGAGGGACACGACGTGCTGGCCGGGACGGTCGACGTCGTCGTGACGGACGGATTCACCGGCAACGTCGTGCTGAAGAACATCGAGGGCTGCGTCCGGACGGTCCTGGGCATGGTCGCCGCGGCCGGGATCGCCCCTTCCGGGCGGCTGGACGAGGTCGCGCGGCTCTACTCGCCCGACACGCACGGGGGCGCCGCCCTGCTGGGCCTGACCGGCACGGTCGTCGTGGCGCACGGGTCGTCGGGGGCGGCCGCCGTGGCGCGCGCGTGCGTGGTCGCATCCGAGCTGGCCGCGGTGGGCGAGCCATTCCCGCCGGGCGGCGGAGCCCGGGACGATCGCACTCCGTTCGGTCCCGCCTCGGAGGGTCGCGCCCCGGACGGCCGGGCCCCAACGGGGCCGGTCGCGTGA
- a CDS encoding phytoene/squalene synthase family protein produces the protein MTLTASYEHCRRLNARHGRSFYLATLLLPQWKRRHVHALYGFTRHVDDIVDSCGEEDAEEREKALDGVARRLGATLAGEELRGDPVLPAFAHTVRSFGIERADIDAFLRSMRGDLTVTRYATYDDLLAYMEGSAAAIGLMMLPVLETVPGAAKQAREPARELGRAFQLTNFLRDVAEDLGRGRVYLPQEDLDRFGVTEDDLRTGSSRRALRELIAFEAERARDHYRRALDGLRLLTPSSRPCIRAAYELYGGILDEIARAGHDVLGGRARVPRRRRAAIFARHLLAASAAGRAERRVAELERGA, from the coding sequence ATGACGCTGACCGCGAGCTACGAGCACTGCCGCCGCCTCAACGCCCGTCATGGGCGCTCGTTCTACCTGGCCACGCTGCTGCTGCCGCAGTGGAAGCGGCGCCACGTGCACGCCCTGTACGGGTTCACCCGGCATGTGGACGACATCGTCGACTCGTGCGGCGAGGAGGACGCGGAGGAACGGGAGAAGGCCCTGGACGGGGTGGCCCGGCGGCTGGGCGCGACCCTCGCGGGCGAGGAGCTCCGGGGGGATCCCGTGCTGCCCGCGTTCGCGCACACCGTCCGCTCGTTCGGCATCGAGCGCGCCGACATCGACGCCTTCCTGCGGTCGATGCGCGGCGACCTCACCGTCACGCGGTACGCCACCTACGACGACCTGCTGGCGTACATGGAGGGCTCGGCCGCGGCGATCGGGCTGATGATGCTGCCGGTGCTGGAGACCGTCCCGGGCGCCGCGAAGCAGGCCCGCGAGCCCGCCCGCGAGCTGGGGCGGGCGTTCCAGCTGACGAACTTCCTGCGGGACGTCGCCGAGGACCTGGGGCGCGGCCGCGTCTACCTGCCGCAGGAGGACCTCGACCGTTTCGGGGTCACCGAGGACGACCTCCGCACCGGCAGCTCCCGCCGGGCGCTGCGGGAGCTCATCGCCTTCGAGGCGGAGCGGGCCCGCGACCACTACCGCCGCGCCCTGGACGGCCTGAGGCTGCTGACGCCGTCGTCCCGCCCGTGCATCCGCGCCGCCTACGAGCTGTACGGCGGGATCCTGGACGAGATCGCCCGGGCGGGGCACGACGTGCTCGGCGGGCGGGCGCGGGTGCCGCGCCGCCGCCGCGCCGCGATCTTCGCGCGGCACCTGCTGGCCGCCTCCGCCGCCGGACGCGCCGAACGGCGGGTCGCCGAGCTCGAGCGGGGCGCCTGA